Within the Eucalyptus grandis isolate ANBG69807.140 chromosome 1, ASM1654582v1, whole genome shotgun sequence genome, the region ATTGTGCATATATCTAACAAATTCTCCATTATCTTGATCGTGCATGTATAGGACTAAATGTACTTGATTTGATTACCTTAGATAGTCATATAATAAAACTATAAATAAGCTAATGTACTTTGCATTAGGTACATCCAATCCACAAAAGTTCCATTATTTCTATACCACATATTTCTTATCTTGATATTAAAGGTAGACTATCTTGAGGTGCATCAGGTGCAATATGCACATCTAGGTGCACATCCGGAGCTAATCTCACATCTCCTCATTTGTTTTTACAGAGAATGGAAATGAATattctaattatttcaaataaagaaaaatatcttgAAGAAATATCTCTAATACCCCCTCAAAATCAAGGTGCACAGAATATGACATGTTAACTTGagtttagaaaagaaatatctAGAATggaaaattgtagaaattgtATATATTGGATATACCTAATTAAGAGTATTATTAGCTAAGGCTCTATTGATAATCAAATCAAGTATGATCAATCAAGATATACTCAATCGAGGATATAGAGAATTTCATAGATTTATACACAATCACAAGAAATATGTAATATATCCTAAATATGTTTGgaaaatatcataaatatctctaacatccTTCAAACTTAAGGTAATTAAGTTCAcatgaaaaaaatccaaaaaatgcttgAGTGGATTGCTAACCGGAAGTCTGGCTCTTGAAAGCTAAAGTGCTCAGTGTGCAAGATTCGGGTCACAATTTGTATTGATTAAACAAATGAGGAAGACCTTGTTTTGACTGTATTGTACTATGTATCATTTAATACAAGGCATCATCACTTCCTTTGGCAGCAtccaaaaattcagaactatAAAACAAGCTcatatttttatctttgttACCTTAATAATGAAAAGCGGTTCGGTgtgctggaaaaaaaaaatcatatgaagtTGACGTGGTTGTTAAGTAGGCTATGCAACAGATTGCCACCATCGCGTAGGATGCTATCGTCGACAAAATTTTAGGTTCAATCTAAGGGTGGTACAGCTTATGTGGCTAGCATCGTCATGACCATTTGGAAAAACGCAGCCCAAGCGATCGGCACTGTTACGATATAATATCGATAACACTTCCTCAAATAACAGGTTTTGCAGACTATGCAAAAACTAAACGGGCAATGTTTGCTATCGGATGAGATGTTGACTAGAGGATATTTTAGGacttgttgaaaaaaaaaacgacaagATGCGAGATTATTTTTGTTGTGTACCGGGTGCATGTCACATCCAATGTACTTCAAGATCGTCTTGCTCTATACCAAGATAGATAATACGTGAATTTTTGTGTATTGGATGTAACTAATGAAAAGTACACGAgtctatttatatattttgttagATGAATATCTAAGGTAACCAAATCAACTACAATCAATAGAAAAGGTTCATTTTGATGAATCAAAATGATCACATACCTTGGCATCCTTTCTTGTCCTGCGATAGAGTCACATCAATTCTTGTCCCACAAACGCGCTTCATATCTTTGCGTCCACCGATGCCTAAAAGAAGCACATAACGTGCGCCCAACAGGCATGAATGAAATCCACGCTGTTTCAAGATAGATGCCGAAGAGACAATAAAAATGACGTGAGAGAGGAGAATTCATGGGGGGGAAACGCGTGGAGGGGTTTTGCTTCCCCAGCGACTCCACGATTGATAGAGCTACGTTGAGAAGGAGAGTCTCTGCGAACGCTCTTCCTTGTTCTTCTCGAGCCATACATTATTTTGTCCGGGATCAACACAGAACCCATTCAATACAAGACCAAAATCAACCTTTGTAGTTTtagattttccatttttttttttttttggggtgaagCAGAAGCATATAGGACCCTTTAGTGTCTACTGTCTGCGCAGAGATCGAGAGGTATTTCCAATTAATATGCTGAGAAATAGCGAGGAGGATCATAATTTCTTTTGGTAATCCCACGAAAATTGAAAGGGGAAATGCTGCAGACGTGCAAATAAAAGTGGACTCACGACCACCGGGAAAGGATAAAGTTCGAGTGCTCGCGTAATCCTGTGGGGATAACGGGTTCGCGTGGACCGTGGGACATCACTAACGTTGCTATCCTTGTTGTCTCGTCTATTCCAACAAATAACACGCGAGAAAAAATGCCATTCACGCGGACGACCTTTTCcgtaatattaaaaaaagaaaaaaactttccgatataaaaataacttttcatcTCAATAATTTCGAATGTCACAACACGAAACTGTCCCCACCAAGCAATTTCCTCCATGGGAGCTTTGATTGATTGCGATTGCCGTCCTGATCTACCTCTAATGAGagaataattaattaactaaaagAATTCGCGACTTCTCTTATTCTCATCATTTTAGTAATTTCATGTCATTATAGTGAAACATTGATTTTTCATCAATACTATATTAAATGAAGTGAGCAGAACCTCGTGAAGAggttataatatttatttttccccttaATTACAATAATATCAAATATTCTGTTAATAGACGAATGCATAAATTGCTCATCCTATTTTATTTCTCACGTacttaacttttaatttgagtcttctctattttattttatttttcatattgtttcaatattttttttttttttattattctttcatattgtttcaataatttctttccaTTAATTACTACAAGTATATTACAAAATCTTTCAGAATGTCGATTATTTGCATACCTGTGATGGGTTGTTTCTGAAAAAGAGATCTCAACGTCGTTTAAACAGTGAGCGAATATTCATCTAATATGCacataaaattttggaaaatgaacaGTGCATCAAATCCGACCGAACCAAAGTTTTTGGTTCTCACTTTGCTTGGTTTCTCTGTCCATTATAGGCAATAATATTCCcgtttgatttgattatgtagCCTTAAGCCAGTGAGCCCGGTCCTGTCAACTCCCATCTTTCTATCTTGGGAAATACCTTATTGAATATCTTTTGCGTAATCAAATCTCATGTCCTTTTCAAACCTTTTGGGCAAATCCATGCTGTTCAACAATCGATTTGCCGCGttgcttaaaaaaattacaaaagaaggCCATTAAGTAAATGATGTGATTAGATCACGCAACATTCCATTAGTGCCAAAACCGGCGGGGCGTTTTGGCTCCCACGCGTGCGTGGCCCTTCGTTGGTCCATAGAACTAATGTGCTCGATCATTTAATTTACTATATTCTCGACCGGAATTTGACCGGTCAGCTTCCCCcacttttttctcatttcttgtGAGGTAGGATACGCTAGCTGCCATGCGTGGCGGGGAAGGAGCATATTGAAGATAACTCGTTGAAAATGCTAATTCATGACAACAAGGAAGCGTTTTCCCTTGGGTTTGACATTGCTCAAATTATAAGGACACGTTTATGAGAAACTTTTAGGTGCTTTCTAAGGATCCTATCATCGATCCACTTATATAACTTGTTAAAAGAGTAGAGCATGATAAGTGGATTTTCTAGGTGAAAGACATTCAAAACACTCGGTATTTTCACTTTGTAATTTGTTGGATTGATGAGTGATATGGTTGTTTTCACTTCAATGATACTAGCTCAAGATCCATAtgaactttttgaatttttatatattgtgTTATTTCATTAGCAAAGTTATCTTCACTATTTAGATAGAAGTGCttattttgtttataaagtattgagaaaattattcaatcggttctaaacttattgtaggGATGTAAATTCAACCCTAAACTTtcgattttaccaatttagttagaAACAATTACGTGAAATTTTAGATTCAGCATATACACTAtgccaaatttgaaaattttgaatcattttcCATAGAAGACCCAAAGCAAAATTTCCAGTATATATTCATCTTTTGCAATCTTACACACTTAGCATTAGACCTATCAAAATGTATAACTCAAATTTGTTGAGAATGGGTCATGCATAGGTCACTTCATATTTAAAGAGCCTACCTATGATGGGTTCTAAAATTTAAAGCATGAAATAAATGAGTCCAAATGgattataaaattaatccatttcCAGCCCACTAGGTCTAAGCCTCTCTTCCTTCTGTCCCTCTTCACCCTCTTCACTTGGACGATCCTAGCTCAAGAtcctttttggtttttaggTGTAAAGTGCCAATCAATTTGTAATCAATTTCTATGTGCTTGAGAGCCCTCCCCccaacaaaacaataaaaaaaggaacaaaatagaAGGGCGTCTTTGAACTTATGCGTGACCGTCCAAACAAAAGGAGACAAAGAAGTTCCCTGTGCCCACGTTTTCTTTTGGGGCTCCTGAAAAGGGCCTAATGGTCAAACCGTGTCTCTCCAAGCTGCGGTTTCCCTCCCCTTGTTCCGGGTCGTTTTCTTGCATCACGGAgattgtcttttccttttcttaaattACATAATGTAGACAAAATATTCATATCCATAATTTCCACATCCCAGCTCATGAAAGTTTCCATTTCCGGAGCAGCATAGCATCTCATGGCCAAGATCTCCCGTCTCCTTCGTCCTCTATAAAGGCCATCTCTCCTCCTCCGTTTCTCTGCACATCGAATTCACACACATCTACAAAAAGAAGGTACACACACTCTCTTCCTCCCACTCTCTCAGACATTCTTGTTGCAAGATTCGGACATACCCGGATTGTCCCAAGCAGGCTTCTTGGCTCCAAAATGAAGGCTACATCGCAGAAAAGATACGCCCTTTTGCTCGCGGCGAGAGACTCGGACTACGTGAAGGAAGTCTACGGCGGGTACTTCAACGTGTTCGTCGCGGCCTTCGCAGAGGACTGCGAGAAGTGGGACCTGTACAGGGTCGTGGATGGGGAGTTCCCGGACATGGACGAGCTCCACAGGTACGACGGGTTCGTCATCAGCGGGAGCCCTCACGACGCTTATGGCAAAGACTGCTGGATCCTCAAGCTCTGCCTCCTTTTGCAGACTCTCGATGCCATGGACAAGAAGATCCTCGGGATCTGCTTCGGCCACCAGGTAGATGCACGTGATGAATATAGAACTGGAACCCGTTGATCCCAGTCGAATCCTGATTGTACTGAAGCCAAAATATTCTTGGGTAGTCATCCGTGTTGGCTGCTGAAGTGGGGGCTTTCTTGAACGCTTTCTGTTGCAGGTGCTTTGCAGAGCATTGGGTGGCAAAGTTGGGAAAGCACACACTGGGTGGGACATTGGGCTGAGGAAGGTGAGGATTGTGAAGGATTTGTTCCCATGCGGGTACTTGAATAAGATGGACGATATACCACCAGCTCTGTCCATCATTGAGTGCCATCAAGATGAGGTGTGGGAGCTCCCAACTGGTGCTGAAGTCATTGCGTTCTCCGACAAAACCGGCGTCGAGATGTTCGCAGTTGGTGATCACATTCTCGGTATTCAGGGCCACCCTGAGTACACCAAAGATATTCTCTTCAACCTCATCGACCGCCTTCTCAACAACGGCTGCATCGAGGTAATGGATCAGCTGCATCACTAATGCGGATAccctttctcttcattttgatgtATCAGCGGCCATTTCCATGCTTCGTCCGCTAAACTGGTGTTGCTGTGACTCTTGCAGAAAGGTTTCGCTGAAAATGCCAAGTTTGCGTTAGAGATAGCCGAGCCAGATCGGAAGTGCTGGGAGAGGATCTGCAGAAACTTTCTCAAGGGAAGATAGAAGGATTGCATACAgttctatattttattttacaggttcaatttttgtttccttcagAAACGATACACGAGCCTCTTTCATGTGGTAAAGGTATATATACGTTTTCCAACGACCGGCTTATACATATCTGCCCGAACAAATGTTAGCTATTGACATAACTTATTGGTTGTGTCTACATTTGGATAATCaatccagaaaatattttccaccgctATTTATTCCTACTTCAAAGTAGGTCGACTCTTAAGTTCCTCTGTTCTCTAtttaaagaacaaaaagatTCAAACTTCTCCCACGTGGACTAATTAACATGACGGAATCTTTATGTCTGTATATGCCATGCAAAAGATTCGGGTATATCATCAGTTTGAGCAACCTATCTGATTTGTTTACTTATTTAACACGTTCTCCTTCCTAGTCCAACCTTGCAATTCTGATTCTTAGACGATATAAGCGAATCTTTATGCCTTCGTGTGGATCTAAGGATATGAATGTATTAATTCTAGAAAAAGATTATTCTAGAATCCCATTCCTAAGAATAAGTGAACAAAAAGTTGATAGAAGAGTGGAGGTTAGGACCCAACGGTTTTATGCCTtctgcaaaatattttccttatgaaGCTTTTCTATGCTAATTGAGAGATATTAACCACCACAGGGCTTCAGAATAAATTGGCTTATATCAGAAAATCATGCAGTTCAAGATTTTAAGTAATAAGAGTAAATTTAGCTACATGTCTCAAACACAATCTACAGATTTCACAATCTATATTAATCATACAACATGAAAAATGATTCGGCATAGACTATGGAGCTAAGGGTTTGTCTGTCTTGAGAGTGAAAATGAGCCAGATGAGAGTGATCAACTCTCCACCTCGCCGAAGTTGGTCTGTGTGGCGTGACAATCTCACGGTTCTCGGCAGCGGAAAAGAGCATCTCCATCCAGAAACTGTCTATTACCTGCCATTCATTTCCCCTGTTTCACAACAACCGGGCAAGTCTTTTGAATCGGGTATCATGTTCCATTGCGATGTTATTCTCTAATTGGGATATTGTCTCAAGCAAGGGGGACTTTGTTGAGTTGTCAGAATGCCCTAGGCTAATTTCTTCTCTGTTTTACTGAAGCTTCACTTTCCAGGACTGACTTGATCTTAGAGCAAGCATGTGCAAAGTCGATATCTACCGTGATGACTGATAACATGAAAGGATGGATAGCTAGAAGGTACAACATataatcaaaaatcaatttgcttCCATAGGGAAAATCGGACGAGTCATCATATTTGTTGCAATGTAGCATACGGCAATACACTTATCAGCACTTATCAAACCCCTTTTCCACACAATATCTGAGTTcatctgtttcaaatctatcgATAGCCCACTCCGCTCTTTGGCTGAACAGATGGGAGCCTCTT harbors:
- the LOC104436014 gene encoding gamma-glutamyl peptidase 5, with the protein product MKATSQKRYALLLAARDSDYVKEVYGGYFNVFVAAFAEDCEKWDLYRVVDGEFPDMDELHRYDGFVISGSPHDAYGKDCWILKLCLLLQTLDAMDKKILGICFGHQVLCRALGGKVGKAHTGWDIGLRKVRIVKDLFPCGYLNKMDDIPPALSIIECHQDEVWELPTGAEVIAFSDKTGVEMFAVGDHILGIQGHPEYTKDILFNLIDRLLNNGCIEKGFAENAKFALEIAEPDRKCWERICRNFLKGR